A DNA window from Gorilla gorilla gorilla isolate KB3781 chromosome 6, NHGRI_mGorGor1-v2.1_pri, whole genome shotgun sequence contains the following coding sequences:
- the LOC101147010 gene encoding cytochrome P450 3A5 isoform X1, whose product MDLIPNLAVETWLLAVSLVLLYLYGTRTHGLFKRLGIPGPTPLPLLGNVLSYRQGLWKFDTECYKKYGKMWGTYDGQLPVLAITDPDMIRTVLVKECYSVFTNRRICATTSTIKMQTHSVTTWLPPAVLQSQHGVCLFL is encoded by the exons ATGGACCTCATCCCAAATTTGGCGGTGGAAACCTGGCTTCTGGCTGTCAGCCTGGTGCTCCTCTATCT ATATGGGACCCGTACACATGGACTTTTTAAGAGACTGGGAATTCCAGGGCCCACACCTCTGCCTTTGTTGGGAAATGTTTTGTCCTATCGTCAG GGTCTCTGGAAATTTGACACAGAGTGCTATAAAAAGTATGGAAAAATGTGGGG AACGTATGATGGTCAACTCCCTGTGCTGGCTATCACAGATCCAGACATGATAAGAACAGTGCTAGTGAAAGAATGTTATTCTGTCTTCACAAATCGAAGG ATTTGTGCAACGACCAGCACCATCAAGATGCAGACCCATTCCGTCACCACGTGGCTCCCTCCTGCTGTCCTACAGTCACAACATGGagtttgtctttttctctga